A portion of the Jaculus jaculus isolate mJacJac1 chromosome 5, mJacJac1.mat.Y.cur, whole genome shotgun sequence genome contains these proteins:
- the LOC101596447 gene encoding charged multivesicular body protein 3-like isoform X1, whose protein sequence is MMESGVSKGKVGLWASGLPSSAAPPKQLPVTCLGAGRGKRSSVRHGAVWENPGEAAQRADIQREEEKVKRSVKDAAKKGQKDVCVVLAKEVVRSRKAVSKLYASKAHMNSVLMGMKNQLAVLRVAGSLQKSTEVMKAMQSLVKIPEIQATMRDLSKEMMKDGIIEEMLEDTFESMEDQEEMEEAAEMEIDKILFEITGGPLGKAPSKVTDALPEPEPLGAMAASDEEEEDDDLEAMQPRLATLRS, encoded by the exons atgatggagagtggagtttcaaaggggaaagtagggctCTGGGCATCTGGGCTCCCTTCCTCGGCAGCCCCGCCCAAGCAGCTGCCCGTGACCTGCCTCGGCGCCGGAAGGGGCAAACGGAGTTCCGTTCGCCATGGGGCTGTTTGGGAAAACCCAGGAGAAGCCGCCCAAAGAGCTG ATAtccaaagagaagaagagaaagtgaaGCGATCTGTGAAAGATGCAGCCAAGAAGGGCCAGAAAGATGTCTGTGTGGTTCTGGCCAAAGAGGTGGTGAGGTCGAGGAAGGCTGTGAGCAAGCTCTACGCTTCCAAAGCACATATGAACTCCGTGCTCATGGGCATGAAGAACCAGCTTGCGGTCCTGCGAGTGGCTGGTTCCCTGCAAAAGAGCACAGAAGTGATGAAGGCCATGCAGAGTCTTGTGAAAATCCCAGAAATACAAGCCACCATGCGGGACCTGTCCAAAGAGATGATGAAGGACGGGATCATAGAGGAGATGTTAGAAGACACATTTGAAAGCATGGAAGatcaggaagaaatggaagaagcaGCAGAAATGGAAATCGACAAAATCTTATTTGAAATTACAGGAGGGCCCCTGGGCAAAGCACCCAGTAAAGTGACTGATGCCCTTCCTGAGCCTGAGCCTCTAGGAGCAATGGCTGCCtcagacgaggaggaggaggacgacgaCCTGGAAGCCATGCAGCCCCGGCTGGCCACACTTCGCAGCTAG
- the LOC101596447 gene encoding charged multivesicular body protein 3-like isoform X2, with protein MGLFGKTQEKPPKELVNEWSLKIRKEMRVVDRQIRDIQREEEKVKRSVKDAAKKGQKDVCVVLAKEVVRSRKAVSKLYASKAHMNSVLMGMKNQLAVLRVAGSLQKSTEVMKAMQSLVKIPEIQATMRDLSKEMMKDGIIEEMLEDTFESMEDQEEMEEAAEMEIDKILFEITGGPLGKAPSKVTDALPEPEPLGAMAASDEEEEDDDLEAMQPRLATLRS; from the coding sequence ATGGGGCTGTTTGGGAAAACCCAGGAGAAGCCGCCCAAAGAGCTGGTCAATGAATGGTCATTGAAGATAAGAAAGGAAATGAGAGTTGTTGACAGGCAAATAAGAGATAtccaaagagaagaagagaaagtgaaGCGATCTGTGAAAGATGCAGCCAAGAAGGGCCAGAAAGATGTCTGTGTGGTTCTGGCCAAAGAGGTGGTGAGGTCGAGGAAGGCTGTGAGCAAGCTCTACGCTTCCAAAGCACATATGAACTCCGTGCTCATGGGCATGAAGAACCAGCTTGCGGTCCTGCGAGTGGCTGGTTCCCTGCAAAAGAGCACAGAAGTGATGAAGGCCATGCAGAGTCTTGTGAAAATCCCAGAAATACAAGCCACCATGCGGGACCTGTCCAAAGAGATGATGAAGGACGGGATCATAGAGGAGATGTTAGAAGACACATTTGAAAGCATGGAAGatcaggaagaaatggaagaagcaGCAGAAATGGAAATCGACAAAATCTTATTTGAAATTACAGGAGGGCCCCTGGGCAAAGCACCCAGTAAAGTGACTGATGCCCTTCCTGAGCCTGAGCCTCTAGGAGCAATGGCTGCCtcagacgaggaggaggaggacgacgaCCTGGAAGCCATGCAGCCCCGGCTGGCCACACTTCGCAGCTAG